In Cupriavidus basilensis, one genomic interval encodes:
- a CDS encoding alpha/beta hydrolase, with protein sequence MSEPINQKRRRLFGSAALTLAAAPFGLSDLAHAQSSKTAARLPTARPGTHARFTTIKQVTAGELDIGYAEEGPADGPAVILLHGWPYDIHSFVDVAPALAAAGYRVIVPYARGYGSTRFISDATVRNGEQVALAFDTLALMDALGIGKAILAGYDWGARTACIIAALWPERCKALVSVSGYLIGSVEGNRKPLAPQAELQWWYQFYFATERGRIGYEQHRHAFTKLIWQLASPTWKFDDRTFDRSAVAFDNPDHVSIVIHNYRWRLGLAEGESRYADLERRLAAFPSIGVPTITMEGDANGAPHPEPSAYASKFSGKYQHRLITGGIGHNLPQEAPQDFVSAVIDADRL encoded by the coding sequence ATGTCCGAACCGATCAATCAAAAACGGCGCCGCCTGTTTGGCTCGGCCGCGCTCACGCTGGCCGCCGCGCCATTTGGCTTATCTGACCTGGCGCACGCGCAATCCAGCAAGACGGCAGCTCGCCTGCCAACCGCGCGGCCGGGTACGCATGCCCGATTCACGACCATCAAGCAGGTGACTGCCGGCGAACTCGATATCGGCTACGCCGAGGAAGGTCCTGCCGATGGGCCTGCCGTGATCCTCCTGCATGGCTGGCCGTATGACATTCACAGCTTTGTCGACGTCGCGCCGGCGCTGGCTGCGGCCGGGTACCGCGTGATCGTGCCGTACGCACGCGGCTATGGCAGCACACGTTTCATCTCCGACGCGACGGTTCGCAACGGCGAGCAGGTGGCGCTCGCGTTCGACACCCTCGCCCTGATGGACGCGCTTGGCATCGGCAAGGCGATCCTCGCCGGCTACGATTGGGGCGCGCGGACGGCATGCATCATCGCAGCGCTCTGGCCGGAGCGCTGCAAGGCGCTGGTTTCCGTCAGCGGCTACCTGATCGGCAGTGTCGAGGGCAACCGAAAGCCGCTTGCGCCGCAGGCCGAGCTCCAGTGGTGGTATCAGTTCTATTTCGCCACCGAGCGCGGGCGGATCGGCTATGAGCAGCACCGGCACGCGTTCACGAAGCTGATCTGGCAACTCGCCTCGCCAACATGGAAATTCGACGACCGCACGTTCGATCGTAGCGCCGTGGCTTTCGACAACCCGGATCACGTCAGCATCGTGATTCACAACTACCGCTGGCGGCTCGGCCTTGCCGAGGGCGAATCCCGATACGCCGATCTGGAACGGCGGCTTGCAGCGTTTCCGAGCATCGGTGTGCCAACCATCACGATGGAAGGCGACGCCAATGGCGCGCCGCACCCGGAACCGAGTGCCTACGCCAGCAAGTTTTCCGGCAAGTATCAGCATCGGCTTATCACAGGCGGCATTGGCCACAACTTGCCGCAGGAAGCGCCGCAGGACTTTGTCAGCGCCGTGATCGACGCAGACCGGCTCTGA
- a CDS encoding DUF6494 family protein — protein MNEETFNLSIRKFLKVVGVSSQREIELAVSKAIAAGAITGTERFPVVVTLDLAALQVKVRFDGEIQLE, from the coding sequence ATGAACGAAGAGACCTTCAACCTCAGCATCCGCAAGTTCCTCAAAGTCGTCGGCGTGAGCTCGCAGCGGGAAATCGAGCTGGCGGTGTCCAAGGCGATCGCCGCCGGCGCCATCACCGGAACCGAACGCTTCCCGGTCGTGGTCACGCTGGATCTGGCCGCCTTGCAGGTCAAGGTCCGGTTCGATGGCGAGATTCAGCTCGAGTGA
- a CDS encoding organic hydroperoxide resistance protein has protein sequence MTRIENVLYTGKVHVTGGRDGQAHSDDGRLNLKLSSPGSSGAGTNPEQLFAAGWSACFIGAMGRAASQMKIKLPADLALDTEVDLGTSDGAFFLQARLNVSLPGLDREVAQAVVEAAHQICPYSKATRGNVHVELHLV, from the coding sequence ATGACCCGCATCGAGAACGTCCTGTACACCGGCAAAGTCCACGTCACCGGCGGCCGCGATGGCCAAGCCCATAGCGACGATGGCCGGCTGAATCTGAAGCTGTCCTCACCGGGCAGCAGCGGTGCCGGCACGAACCCTGAGCAACTGTTTGCCGCGGGATGGTCGGCTTGCTTTATCGGGGCAATGGGCCGCGCCGCCAGCCAGATGAAGATCAAGCTGCCAGCGGACCTTGCACTGGATACCGAGGTGGACCTCGGCACCAGCGACGGCGCTTTTTTCTTGCAGGCTCGCCTGAACGTCAGCCTGCCGGGTCTCGACCGGGAGGTGGCGCAGGCGGTGGTTGAAGCGGCGCATCAGATCTGTCCGTATTCGAAAGCCACGCGCGGCAACGTCCACGTTGAACTGCATCTGGTCTGA
- a CDS encoding VOC family protein translates to MAIQLNHTIVFSHDKKVSADFLCEILGRPAAVPFGPFLAVRLDNDVTLDFMDAKGDVALQHYAFLISDVEFEQSLARIRARNLMYWSDPYRHHPGEVSTDDGCRRIYCEDPSKHLLEIFTKG, encoded by the coding sequence ATGGCCATCCAGCTCAATCACACCATCGTTTTCTCTCATGACAAGAAGGTGTCCGCCGACTTCCTCTGCGAGATCCTCGGACGTCCCGCGGCCGTGCCGTTCGGGCCGTTTCTTGCCGTGCGGCTGGACAACGATGTCACCCTGGACTTCATGGACGCGAAAGGCGATGTTGCCCTGCAGCACTATGCCTTTCTGATCAGCGACGTCGAATTCGAGCAAAGCCTCGCCCGAATCCGCGCGCGCAATCTGATGTACTGGTCGGACCCGTACCGCCACCACCCCGGCGAGGTCAGCACGGACGATGGCTGCCGCCGGATCTATTGCGAAGATCCGAGCAAGCATCTTCTGGAGATCTTCACGAAAGGTTAA